In Nicotiana tabacum cultivar K326 chromosome 17, ASM71507v2, whole genome shotgun sequence, one DNA window encodes the following:
- the LOC107825460 gene encoding 2-hydroxyacyl-CoA lyase: MSNSDHQNPSAIDGNTFVAMCLARAGVDRMFGVVGIPVTSLANRVVALGTRFIAFHNEQSAGYAASAYGYLTGRPGILLTVSGPGCVHGLAGLSNATVNTWPMVLISGSCDQKDSGRGDFQELDQIEAVKPFSKYSAKATDITKIPSCVFSVLDRAMSGRPGGCYLDLPTDVLHQTISESEAQKLINDAENCRIKEVNLKPIVKHSEIEKAAALLRKAERPLIVFGKGAAISRAENALRSLVESTGIPFLPTPMGKGLLPDNHELAATAARSLAIGKSDVALIVGARLNWLLHFGEPPKWSKDVKFILVDVAEEEIELRKPCLGLVGDATKVVEMLHKEIKDDPFCLGKSHPWVEALANKSKENVSKMEAQLAKDVVPFNFMTPMRIIRDAILQVGSPAPVVVSEGANTMDVGRSVLVQTEPRTRLDAGTWGTMGVGLGYCIAAAVACPERLVVAVEGDSGFGFSAMEVETLVRYQLPVVVIVFNNGGVYGGDRRNPEEITGPYKEDPAPTSFVPGASYHLLIEAFGGKGYLVRTPDELRSALSESFSARKPAVINVTIDPYAGAESGRLQHKN, translated from the exons ATGTCTAATTCCGATCACCAAAACCCATCTGCTATCGATGGCAACACCTTCGTTGCCATGTGCCTTGCACGTGCCGGCGTAGACCGGATGTTCGGCGTCGTTGGAATACCCGTTACTTCCCTTGCGAACCGGGTGGTCGCTCTCGGTACCCGGTTCATTGCTTTCCACAACGAGCAATCCGCCGGTTATGCTGCTTCAGCTTACGGCTACCTTACGGGTCGACCCGGTATTCTCCTCACCGTTTCCGGTCCCGGTTGCGTTCACGGCCTCGCCGGACTTTCCAATGCAACCGTTAATACATGGCCCATGGTCCTGATTTCCGGGTCATGTGATCAGAAAGATTCGGGCCGGGGCGATTTTCAAGAATTAGACCAAATTGAAGCTGTTAAACCCTTCTCTAAATACTCAGCTAAAGCTACTGATATAACGAAAATCCCTAGCTGTGTTTTCAGTGTTTTGGATAGGGCCatgtcgggtcgacccggtggtTGTTATTTGGATCTTCCTACTGATGTACTCCATCAAACTATTAGTGAATCTGAAGCCCAGAAATTAATCAATGATGCTGAGAATTGTAGGATTAAGGAGGTTAATCTTAAACCCATTGTTAAACATTCTGAAATTGAAAAGGCGGCTGCTTTATTAAGGAAagcagagaggcctttgattGTGTTCGGAAAAGGGGCTGCAATTTCTAGAGCTGAAAATGCTTTGAGGAGTTTAGTTGAAAGTACTGGAATACCCTTTTTGCCAACACCAATGGGAAAAGGTTTATTGCCTGATAATCATGAGCTAGCTGCTACTGCTGCTAGATCACTGGCAATTGGTAAATCTGATGTGGCGTTGATAGTTGGCGCGAGGCTTAATTGGCTTTTGCATTTTGGAGAGCCACCAAAGTGGTCTAAGGATGTGAAGTTTATTTTGGTTGATGTAGCTGAGGAGGAGATAGAGTTAAGGAAACCGTGTTTAGGGTTGGTTGGTGATGCTACTAAGGTTGTTGAGATGTTACATAAGGAGATTAAGGATGACCCTTTTTGTTTGGGGAAGTCTCATCCTTGGGTTGAGGCATTGGCAAATAAGAGTAAGGAGAATGTTTCCAAAATGGAGGCACAGCTGGCAAAGGATGTTGTGCCGTTTAATTTTATGACACCAATGAGAATTATTAGAGATGCAATATTGCAAGTGGGCAGTCCTGCTCCTGTTGTTGTCTCTGAAGGTGCAAATACTATGGATGTGGGACGATCAGTATTAGTTCAAACGGAGCCAAGGACCCGGTTGGATGCTGGGACGTGGGGGACAATGGGAGTTGGTCTAGGGTACTGCATTGCAGCTGCTGTTGCTTGTCCTGAAAGGCTTGTAGTAGCTGTTGAAGGGGACTCTGGATTTGGCTTCAGTGCCATGGAAGTTGAG ACCCTAGTTCGCTATCAGCTCCCCGTTGTGGTTATAGTCTTTAACAATGGCGGAGTTTATGGTGGTGATAGGAGGAACCCTGAAGAAATCACTGGGCCTTACAAAGAAGATCCAGCACCCACCTCTTTTGTTCCTGGTGCATCGTATCATCTTCTAATTGAAGCCTTTGGAGGGAAAGGATACCTTGTCAGGACACCTGATGAACTTAGATCTGCACTTTCTGAATCTTTTTCGGCTAGGAAGCCTGCTGTTATCAACGTAACAATTGATCCGTATGCTGGTGCTGAAAGTGGCAGGCTTCAGCACAAAAACTGA
- the LOC107825459 gene encoding putative histone chaperone ASF1A isoform X2 produces the protein MGLNGAHDLEWKLIYVGSAEDETYDQLLESVLVGPVNVGNYRFVLQADPPDPSKIREEDIIGVTVLLLTCSYVGQEFVRVGYYVNNDYDDEQLREEPPQKVLIDRVQKNILSDKPRVTKFPINFRPENSEREEQAPPPDHVVEEDPNEGQLPLPKSKSEEDGA, from the exons ATGGGTCTAAATGGAGCACATG ATTTGGAATGGAAGCTTATCTATGTTGGATCAGCTGAAGATGAGACATATGACCAACTTCTAGAAAGTGTTCTTGTTGGCCCCGTAAATGTTGGAAATTACCGCTTTGTCTTGCAG GCGGACCCTCCAGATCCTTCAAAAATTCGTGAAGAAGACATTATTGGTGTCACTGTGCTCTTGCTGACCTGCTCATATGTGGGGCAGGAATTTGTACGAGTTGGCTACTATGTGAACAATGATTATGATGATGAGCAACTGAGGGAAGAGCCTCCacaaaaagtcctaattgatagggttcaaaaaaatatattatcaGACAAACCCAGAGTAACAAAGTTCCCTATTAACTTTCGCCCTGAAAATAGTGAAAGAGAGGAGCAAGCCCCTCCACCTGATCACGTGGTTGAAGAAGATCCAAACGAAGGGCAATTGCCTTTGCCTAAGAGTAAATCAGAAGAAGATGGAGCCTAA
- the LOC107825459 gene encoding putative histone chaperone ASF1A isoform X1, which translates to MSAVNITNVTVLDNPASFLTPFQFEISYECVTPLDDDLEWKLIYVGSAEDETYDQLLESVLVGPVNVGNYRFVLQADPPDPSKIREEDIIGVTVLLLTCSYVGQEFVRVGYYVNNDYDDEQLREEPPQKVLIDRVQKNILSDKPRVTKFPINFRPENSEREEQAPPPDHVVEEDPNEGQLPLPKSKSEEDGA; encoded by the exons ATGAGTGCGGTGAACATCACGAATGTCACCGTGTTAGACAATCCGGCGTCTTTTTTGACCCCTTTCCAGTTCGAAATCTCTTACGAGTGCGTTACTCCTCTCGACGATG ATTTGGAATGGAAGCTTATCTATGTTGGATCAGCTGAAGATGAGACATATGACCAACTTCTAGAAAGTGTTCTTGTTGGCCCCGTAAATGTTGGAAATTACCGCTTTGTCTTGCAG GCGGACCCTCCAGATCCTTCAAAAATTCGTGAAGAAGACATTATTGGTGTCACTGTGCTCTTGCTGACCTGCTCATATGTGGGGCAGGAATTTGTACGAGTTGGCTACTATGTGAACAATGATTATGATGATGAGCAACTGAGGGAAGAGCCTCCacaaaaagtcctaattgatagggttcaaaaaaatatattatcaGACAAACCCAGAGTAACAAAGTTCCCTATTAACTTTCGCCCTGAAAATAGTGAAAGAGAGGAGCAAGCCCCTCCACCTGATCACGTGGTTGAAGAAGATCCAAACGAAGGGCAATTGCCTTTGCCTAAGAGTAAATCAGAAGAAGATGGAGCCTAA